From a region of the Solanum stenotomum isolate F172 chromosome 2, ASM1918654v1, whole genome shotgun sequence genome:
- the LOC125855312 gene encoding protein SOB FIVE-LIKE 5-like: protein MNISGSECSSGCESGWTMYLDQFSADQYNNRRDISHNNNNPYGINYKTEYVSNEDQEEDEDMSMVSDASSGPPHFHEDYCFDENGYIFYPSASQNTKKTKEKRKINEQKVKKQSLYLDDTASSPFSNFPKDERCYNDRTSMEMVTGFSETHSKGKSVLGKHFGFLKTSVSGRTSSEKSSGLKGRKRQ, encoded by the exons atGAATATTTCAGGTTCTGAATGTAGCAGTGGTTGTGAATCTGGATGGACAATGTATTTAGATCAATTTTCAGCAGATCAATACAATAACAGAAGAGATATTagccataataataataatccatATGGGATTAATTATAAAACAGAGTATGTTAGTAAtgaagatcaagaagaagatgaagatatgTCTATGGTTTCTGATGCTTCTTCTGGTCCACCACATTTTCATGAAGATTATTGTTTTGATGAAAATGGATATATTTTCTATCCATCTGCTTctcaaaacactaaaaaaactaaagaaaagaggaaaattaATGAACAAAAAGTGAAAAAACAGAGTCTTTATCTTGATGACACTGCTAGTTCTCCTTTCTCTAATTTCCCTAAG gATGAAAGATGTTATAATGATAGAACTTCCATGGAGATGGTAACTGGCTTCTCTGAAACACATTcaaag GGTAAATCTGTTTTGGGAAAGCATTTTGGATTCTTGAAAACATCTGTGAGTGGAAGAACTTCATCAGAAAAATCTA GTGGATTGAAGGGAAGAAAGAGGCAATAA
- the LOC125856790 gene encoding WD repeat-containing protein PCN-like: MLEVHRSSSVEWKPSPVVALATSADDSQVAAAREDGSLEIWLVSPGSVGWHCQLTIHGNPNSRVSSLVWCRSGSGGSPAGRLFSSSIDGSVSEWDLFDLRQIALDSIDVAIWQMAVEPCSNSQLNQKQSPKHFENGHVNHRNSESSDSDSSESEDGDDSVELHEDHASDNSRIAFACDDGRVRIYIVDDDKNLTFKRSSPSVKGRTLSVTWSSDANRIFSGSSDGVIRCWDAEVTHEIYRISVGLGGLGSGSELCIWSLLALRCGTLVSADSTGSVQFWDTQHGTLVNALSNHKGDVNALAASPSHTRVFSAGSDGQVVLYKLSVDFAGANEGNVTSSVMKKWVYVSHVRAHTHDVRALTIAVPISHKDTIVERDLKIPRSRSKHLDSSYHKWAHLGVPMLMSGGDDTKLFAYSAREFTKFSPHDICPVPQRPHIQLAVNTIFNQAALLLIQASYWIDVLLVRAVSGGAAKTDLVARVKCKAPRKITCSAISPSGALFAFSDHVKCCLFELKRIASSKSPWAVNKSHLPLDLPFAHSMVFSADSSRLMIAGCDRRVYVVEVGSSELVHVFTPRREEHVEELLPAEPPITRMFISIDGQWLATINCFGDVYIFNLETQRQHWFISRLGGHSVTAGGFSPQNSNVLIVSTSSNQVYALDVEAKQLGEWSNHNTFALPRRYQEFPGEVIGISFPPSSASSSVIAYSSRAMCLIDFGKPVDGDDESDLANGQDLASKKLYGTLVNGSLKRKLKGDLETKLNGRKNFELHAFRDPVLFVGHLSKTSTLIIDKPWIQVVKGFDTTPVHRHIFGT; encoded by the exons ATGCTCGAAGTTCATCGGAGCAGTTCAGTTGAGTGGAAGCCATCACCGGTGGTAGCCTTAGCTACCAGCGCCGACGATTCTCAAGTCGCCGCCGCACGTGAGGACGGTTCTCTTGAGATTTGGCTTGTTTCTCCTGGATCAGTCGGCTGGCACTGTCAGCTT ACAATACACGGGAATCCAAATTCTAGGGTTTCTTCGCTGGTTTGGTGTCGGTCGGGCTCCGGTGGTTCGCCTGCTGGACGGTTGTTTTCTTCCAGTATTGATGGATCAGTTTCTGAATGGGACCTTTTTGATTTGAGACAG ATTGCGCTAGATTCTATTGATGTTGCAATATGGCAGATGGCTGTGGAGCCATGCAGTAATTCACAGCTGAATCAAAAGCAGTCTCCCAAGCATTTTGAGAATGGTCATGTTAATCATAGAAATAGTGAGAGCAGTGATAGTGACAGCAGTGAAAGCGAAGATGGTGATGACTCTGTAGAGCTTCACGAGGATCATGCTAGTGATAATAGCCGAATAGCATTTGCTTGTGATGATGGCCGTGTAAGAATCTATATAGTCGATGATGATAAAAATTTAACTTTCAAAAGATCATCTCCAAGTGTCAAGG gaCGTACATTGAGTGTCACTTGGAGTTCTGATGCAAATAGGATATTTTCTGGGAGTAGTGATGG GGTTATAAGATGCTGGGATGCTGAAGTCACTCATGAAATCTACAGGATATCAGTTGGTCTTGGAGGGCTGGGTAGTGGATCTGAATTATGCATATGGTCGCTACTTGCATTGAG ATGTGGTACCCTCGTCAGTGCTGATAGTACCGGGAGTGTTCAGTTCTGGGATACCCAACATGGGACTCTAGTGAATGCACTTTCCAATCATAAAGGCGACGTAAATGCTTTAGCAGCATCTCCCAGCCATACTAGGGTTTTTTCTGCTGGCTCTGATGGTCAG GTTGTACTTTATAAGCTCTCTGTGGATTTTGCTGGGGCTAACGAAGGAAATGTAACCTCCAGTGTCATGAAAAAATGGGTTTATGTTAGTCATGTGAGGGCCCACACACATGATGTGAGGGCCTTGACTATTGCTGTGCCCATCAGTCACAAAG ATACCATAGTTGAACGGGACTTAAAGATACCTCGATCTAGGTCGAAGCACCTTGATTCCAGTTACCATAAATGGGCACATTTAGGCGTGCCGATGCTTATGTCAGGTGGTGATGACACTAAACTTTTTGCATACTCTGCGAGGGAGTTTACCAAGTTTTCTCCACATGATATTTGTCCTGTACCGCAGAGGCCGCATATACAACTTGCagtaaatacaatatttaatcAGGCTGCATTACTCTTAATCCAAGCTTCCTACTGGATTGATGTTTTGTTAGTTCGAGCTGTGTCTGGTGGAGCTGCCAAGACAGATCTGGTTGCCCGAGTTAAGTGTAAAGCTCCAAGGAAAATAACATGTAGTGCAATTTCTCCTTCTGGTGCCCTTTTTGCTTTTTCTGATCATGTAAAATGCTGCCTTTTTGAGCTTAAGAGAATTGCTTCCAGTAAGAGTCCATGGGCAGTCAACAAAAGCCATCTTCCTTTGGATCTGCCATTTGCCCATTCAATGGTTTTCAGTGCTGATTCTTCTCGGTTGATGATAGCAGGGTGTGACAGAAGGGTTTAT GTGGTGGAAGTAGGAAGCTCAGAACTAGTTCATGTTTTCACACCTCGTCGTGAAGAGCATGTTGAAGAACTATTACCTGCTGAACCTCCCATAACTAGAATGTTCATCAGCATCGACGGGCAATGGCTAGCTACTATAAACTGCTTTGGAGatgtgtatatatttaatttagagACACAGAG GCAACATTGGTTTATATCAAGATTGGGTGGTCATTCAGTTACAGCTGGTGGTTTTAGTCCTCAAAATAGCAATGTGCTTATAGTATCAACTTCTTCGAACCAGGTATATGCCTTAGATGTTGAAGCTAAGCAGTTAGGGGAATGGTCGAATCATAATACATTTGCACTGCCGAGAAGATATCAAGAATTTCCCGGAGAAGTGATTGGGATTTCATTCCCACCGTCTTCCGCTTCTTCATCTGTCATTGCCTATAGTTCAAG GGCAATGTGCTTGATTGACTTTGGGAAGCCAGTGGATGGTGATGATGAGTCTGACTTAGCCAATGGTCAAGATTTAGCTTCAAAGAAGCTATATGGTACTCTTGTGAATGGAAGTTTGAAGCGTAAGTTAAAGGGTGACTTGGAGACGAAACTAAATGGTAGAAAGAATTTTGAGCTTCATGCCTTCAGAGACCCTGTCTTATTTGTTGGACATCTTTCAAAAACGTCTACCTTAATCATAGACAAACCTTGGATTCAAGTGGTTAAAGGTTTTGATACTACACCTGTTCACAGACATATTTTCGGGACATAA
- the LOC125856792 gene encoding serine carboxypeptidase-like 11, giving the protein MAKSKYSLISSNMFLHLLAILLVIQISPLQLQVQAAATVKFLPGFDGPLPFHLETGYVGVGKEEKHQLFYYFIKSESDPGNDPLILWLTGGPGCSSFNGVVYEIGPLYYKQKKYNGSLPTLGVTPNSWTKVANIIFLEQPVNTGFSYATTPEAMHVIDVDAYKHVYEFLLKWLVDHPEFSSNNFYLGGDSYSGIVLPRVVQLISDGIEAGNKPLINLKGYLLGNPLTFPEEKNFVIPFLLGMGIIPNELYQSMVQNCKGEYREEFAPTNAQCTQDLDILDELLNNINDQHVLEPLCGSETELKSPFPSIFRGRRRSIQENAISPSCYGKLVDRHEISNYWANDPRVQKALHVRKGTIDHWARCKQNGIKKYYTFTSMDSISYHANHSSKGYRSLIYSGDHDMGVPFQSTEAWIKSLNYSIVDNWRQWIVNGQVAGYTRSYANKMTFATVKGAGHVAPEYKREESFNMFKRWISHNPL; this is encoded by the exons ATGGCGAAATCGAAATATTCCCTAATTAGCTCCAATAtgtttcttcatcttcttgCTATACTATTAGTGATACAAATAAGCCCCCTGCAACTGCAAGTACAAGCTGCTGCAACTGTTAAATTTCTTCCTGGATTTGACGGTCCTCTTCCTTTTCATCTCGAAACTGG GTATGTAGGTGTGGGTAAAGAAGAGAAACATCagctattttattattttattaaatcagAATCAGACCCTGGAAATGATCCTCTTATATTGTGGCTCACTGGAGGACCTGGTTGCTCTTCTTTCAATGGAGTTGTCTATGAAATTG GGCCATTAtattacaaacaaaaaaagtataatGGGAGTCTACCAACACTTGGAGTGACTCCAAACTCATGGACCAAG GTTGCAAACATAATTTTCTTAGAGCAACCTGTAAATACTGGATTTTCATATGCAACAACACCAGAAGCAATGCATGTCATTGATGTTGATGCATATAAGCACGTCTATGAATTTTTACTTAAG TGGCTCGTTGATCATCCAGAATTCagttcaaataatttttatttgggtGGAGATTCATATTCTGGTATCGTTCTTCCACGTGTTGTCCAACTGATATCGGATG GAATTGAAGCAGGCAACAAGCCTTTGATTAACCTTAAG GGTTATTTACTCGGAAACCCTTTAACATTTcctgaagaaaaaaattttgTGATTCCATTTCTTCTTGGCATGGGAATCATTCCAAATGAACTTTATCAG TCAATGGTGCAAAATTGCAAAGGAGAATACAGAGAGGAGTTTGCTCCCACTAATGCTCAATGCACCCAAGATCTAGATATTTTGGATGAG CTGTTGAACAATATTAATGATCAACATGTTTTAGAACCCTTGTGTGGATCAGAAACTGAATTGAAAAGCCCATTTCCATCTATATTTAGAGGGAGAAGAAGATCTATTCAAGAGAATGCCATCTCACCCAGCTGTTATGGAAAGCTT GTTGATAGACACGAAATCTCAAATTATTGGGCAAATGACCCTCGAGTCCAGAAAGCTCTCCATGTTCGAAAG GGAACTATAGATCACTGGGCAAGATGCAAGCAAAATGGTATTAAAAAATACTATACATTTACCTCTATGGACAGTATTTCATATCATGCAAATCATAGCTCTAAAGGTTATCGATCACTTATATATag TGGTGATCATGACATGGGTGTACCATTCCAATCTACAGAAGCATGGATTAAATCACTGAATTATTCAATTGTTGATAATTGGCGTCAATGGATCGTTAATGGTCAAGTTGCCgg ATACACAAGATCATATGCCAATAAGATGACATTTGCAACAGTAAAG GGAGCAGGACATGTAGCACCTGAGTATAAAAGGGAAGAGAGCTTTAATATGTTCAAAAGATGGATATCCCATAATCCTTTATAG